In Spirochaeta isovalerica, the genomic window AGAACTCTGAAAAAGATATATCATCAAAGCCGACAATACTTATATCGTCGGGGATGCGGAAACCTGTTTCCTTGCAGGCTTTCATAGCCCCCAGTGCAATGTAATCACTGAAACATATAAGCGCTGAAATCTCTTTTTTCTCGGCCAGAAGATCTTTCGCTCCGGCATATCCGCTCTCCATACTGAACTCACAGTTTTTTACAAGTTTGCTGTCAATTTTGAGATTGAGTTCTTTGAAGGCATCCTTTAATCCATCAACTCTGTTTCTATTGACGCTTCTGTTTTCCGGACCCATGAGAATGCCGATTTTTCTGTGTCCTTTTGATAATATGTACTCTGAAAGTCTTTTCATTCCCGAATAATTATCAAAGTCGATCTGATTGAGCGATGAACTCCTGAATATTCCATTAGTAATAATGAAGGGGATTGTTATTTTTTCCAGACCCTTCAGAACCTTCTTTTCCGGTGGAGGGTCGGATAATATAAAACTGTCTATTTTGTTTCGGTTTATGCTCTCTATGAGTTTTTCCATTCCTCTGTCTTCTGAAAGGAAATGAGGGATCAATTCAACAGTATGTCCTTTCTGCAGAAGCTCAGACTGAATTGACCGTATATCCGATGAAGATGAAGGATCGTTGTGAAAATATTCGCCTTTGTTGGGGTAGAATATGGCAAGCCGGTAGGAAATTTGCCCGGTTTTCTGAGAAACCACACCTTTTTTGAACATGAGCTCATCAGCTGCGCCCAGAACCAGTCGTTTGGTTTCCTCGCTGATCTTCCCTCTGTTGTTTAATACACGGGAAACTGTGCTTATGGAAACTCCCGTAATTTCTGAAATGTCTTTTAAGGTTACCACTGTTATTCCTGTTCTAGAATTGATAAAAAATATAATGCAACAAATTTTCACTATTTTCAACAGAAATTAATATGATCACCCCGATTCATCAGTCGCCAGCCGGAGGATCTTCTCTTTCGATGCTTCCTCCCGGCTCATTTCCCCTTTGATCTTTCCTCCCGCCAGAACGAGTATGCGGTCGCACATTCCCAGAATTTCCTCAATCTCCGAACTGATCAGCAGTATGGCGCCGCCTTTCTCCACAATATCGTTCATGGTGTTGTAGATATCCACTTTGGAAGCCGCGTCTATACCCCTCGTGGGCTCGTCCATTATATAAATGGGACTCCGCTGCATAAGCCACCGGCCGATAAGAATCTTCTGCATATTGCCGCCGGAATAATTTCTCACCACATCGTCGGCATGGCCCGGAGCTATGCTCAGCTCGTCTACATATTTACCAGTCAGTTCGTAGATGAAGCGATCATCGAGAGACAGCTTGTTGACAAAGCGCTTCAAAGCGGCGCTGGTCATGTTGGTTTTGACTGTGTGAATGGAAAAAATCCCGTTTTCCATACGATCTTCCGGAATAAGAGAGATTCCCGCTTCCATAGCTTCCAGAGGGTGATTGAAGCGTCTTTCCATTCCTCTGACGGAAATGGCCCCTTCCTCCGGTTTGACTATGCCGAAGAGACATTTAGCCAGAAGAGTGCGTCCCGAGCCCATCAAGCCGGTTATTCCCACAATTTCACCTTTCCGCAAAGAAAAGCTCACTCCTTTCAGGATGGGGGAGTGTGTGAGATTTTCCACATTCAGAAGGGTTCTTCCCTTTCTTGAAGAAAGACGGGGATACCTCTCTCTATGAACCTCGCCGATCATCATTTCCACAATGCCCTGGCTCCCCACTTCGCTGCATATACAGGTTTTCCCTATGGTTCCTCTGTCCAGTACGGAAACGCGGTCTCCTATAGTCTGTATCTCATCGAGTCTGTGAGAGATATAGAATATGGCAGTTCCTCTCTGTTTAAGCGCTCTGACAATGTTGAACAGGATTTCGCGTTCGGGATCTCCCATTGCCGAAGAAGGCTCGTCAAAAATAATGACTTCCGCTTTGGAAACATAGGCTCTGACTGCGGATATGAGCTGCTTTTCCGCAAATCCCAGAGACCCCAATCGTGCCTGAGGATCAATCTTTATATTGAGTTCTTTAAAAACCGATAGACATCTGGCCTGAATCTTTTCAGGATTGAAGTAGAAAAAGGCTTTTTTTCTACCCGATAAAGTCCGGAAGAAAATATTCTCCGCGACTGTAAGGTTTTCGAAATTCTGAAGATCCTGATGCAGGTAGAGGATTCCTCCCTCAACAGCTTCGCTGATCGATGAGAAGGAATAATGGATTCCTTTGTAGAGGATGACTCCTTCATCCTGGGGAAACCAGCCCCCAATCATTTTCATCAATGTGGATTTCCCTGTACCGTTCTCTCCGACCAGTACATGTATCTCCCCTTTATATAGGTCTATATTGATATCTTCCAGCTGAAAATCGCCGAATCGTTTTTTTACTGCGATCAGTTCGATCAGGGCGCTATTCGCTGTCATTCCGTACCCTCAAAGGCTGCCGCCGATGTGTATAAAGGAATGCCGGACCGGAACAGACCGGCTTTGTATTCTTCGTCCAGCGTATTGGAACTGATAATTTTCTTAACGAGTTTTACGGGGCCGAGCCGGAAGAAGGCGCTCTTCCCGAAGTTGGAAGCCGAACAAATGGCAATTGTCTCTCCGGTTACTTCCATGGCTCCTTCAATCAGGTCCGCTTTATTCTGACTGTTCACTGTTAAATGCAGATTTTCGTTAATGCCGTCCAGCTCTATAAAGAGCTTGTTCACATAGTACTTTCGCAGATTACTCAAAGCCATCGATCCGAAGGCGGCCTTTTCCTCTCTGTCCATTTCGCCGCCCAGCAGAACAGCCCGGTTTCTCTCCTGAAGAGAAATAGCCAGCGCGACCGCAACATCATTGGTCAGGACCGTGAGGTTGGACCGCTTTTCCAGAAGTCTGGCCAGAATTCTGTTTATCGGTCCGTTCATCAGCATTATGACGTCATCGTCTTCAATCATACGGCTGGCAACAGATGCGATGTCATTGGCTTTTTCATCTTTATCCGGTTCATCGAGCAGCTCATGCAAAGGATCGGATATCGCTTCCCGATTAATCACGGCGCCGCCATGGGTCCTCGTAAGCCATCCTTCGGCTTCGAGCCGTTCCAGGTCGCGGCGGACCGTCACTTCCGATACGCTGAGAAGGGAACTTAATGTCTGGACCTGAACCTGACCGTGTTTTTCCAGATATGTTTTGATAAGCTTGATCCGTTCGATGGCGTACATATACCCATTCTAAGGGTAAAACAGCTGCTAGACAACAGAAACAAATTGGGGGATATGAATTTGCGTTAACGCACACACTTTTTTGTTGACAGCAGAAAAAAAGGGGTTTTAAATAAATCTAGAAACGAAAGTAAATGATTACGAATGCTTTCAAACTGTGATTATTTGCTTTCAATTTCTGAAAATCATAATAAAGGAGAACTTAGATGAAAAAGTTCACTGCAATTTTTCTTTCCGCACTGATGGTGCTCATGGCAGCGCCCCTCTTTGCCAATGGTCAGCAGGATGACGGCGTAGCAACTGTCGGTATCGCTATGCCAACACAGTCTTCCCAGAGATGGATCCAGGACGGGGGATACATGAAGGAGATTCTCGAGGCAAGAGGATATAAAGTCGATCTCCAGTACGCTGAAGACAATATTGACGCTCAGGTAGCTCAGATCGAAAACATGATCGTAAAAGGCGCCGATGCTCTTGTTATCGCTGCTATAGATGGAGCCGCGCTTTTTAATGTTCTCGAGCAGGCTGCCCAGAATGATGTTAAAATCATTTCCTACGACAGATTGATCGTCAACTCTCCCCATGTCAGCTACTACGCTACTTTCGACAACTTCAAAGTCGGTGTTATTCAGGCTACTTCTCTTGTTGAGGGACTCGATCTCGCTTCCGGTGCCGGTCCTTTCAATATCGAGCTCTTCGCCGGTTCTCCTGACGATACAAATGCTTACTACTTTTTCGATGGTGCTATGAGCGTTCTCCAGCCCTACATCGATAAAGGTCAGCTCGTGGTTGTATCCGGTCAGACCGATTTCGATCAGGTCGCTACGCTCAGATGGGATGGTGTTGTCGCTCAGCAGAGAATGGACAACCTTCTGGCGGCTTTCTACACAGATAAAAATGTCGATGCCGTACTGTCTCCCTATGATGGACTTTCCATCGGTATCCTTTCCGCTCTCAAGAGTGTCGGATACGGAAGCGGCAAGCCCATACCGGTCGTTTCCGGACAGGACGCCGAAATTCCTTCTGTAAAATCGATCCTCGCCGGTGAGCAGTACTCCACTGTTTTTAAAGACACGAGAACTCTCGCCAAGAGAGCTTCCGACATGGTCGACGCTGTTCTTCAGGGAACAGAACCTGAAATCAACGACACCAAAACTTATGATAACGGTGTGAAAATTGTTCCTTCTTTCCTCGAAACTCCTGTTTCTGTGGACAAGAGCAATGTTGTAGAGGCGCTTATCGACACTGGATATTACACAAAAGATCAGATAGGACTGTAATACTTTTCAAATTGGGATCGGCAGCCCCCTGCGGGGCTGCCGGTCAGGGAAGAGATGTTAAGGAGATGTAAGGGATTATGGCAAACACGATTCTGGAAATGCGCGATATAACGAAAAAGTTCGCCGGTGTTCCAGCTTTACAGGATGTCAGCTTTTCCGTACAGGATGATGAGATCCACGCCATTGTGGGGGAGAACGGAGCCGGAAAATCGACACTTATGAAAGTGCTCTCCGGCGTTCATCCCCACGGTTCTTTTGACGGGAAGATTTTCGTCAAGGGAGAAGAGTGCAGTTTTAAAACTATCAAGGACAGCGAAAAGCTCGGGATAGTTATTATACATCAGGAGCTTGCCCTTATCCCCTACCTTTCGATTGCCGAAAATATTTTCCTCGGGAATGAAAAAGCTTCCGGGGGAGTTATTGACTGGAATAAAACTGTAGACGAGGCCGGTAAACTACTAAAGAAGGTCGGACTCGATGAGAACCCCAATACGCTTATCGGCAATATCGGGGTAGGGAAGCAGCAGCTTGTTGAGATTGCAAAGGCTCTTTCGAAAGAAGTGAGAATTCTTATTCTCGATGAGCCTACGGCGGCGTTGAATGATGAAGAGTCGGGTAAGCTACTCGACTTACTTAAGGAATTGAAAGCCGAGGGGATCACTTCGATTCTGATCAGCCATAAACTGAATGAGATTGAGCAGGTGGCCGATAAGATCACGGTTATCCGCGACGGGCGGGTTATTGAGAACATGACCCGCGAAGAGGGAGATTTTCACGAAGACCGGATTATTAAAAGCATGGTGGGCCGGGAAATCACCGATAGATGGCCTTCGAGGAACAATGAAGTAGGAGAAGTGATTTTCCGTGTGGAGGACTGGTCGGTGTACCATCCGCAGCACGAACATAGAAAAATCGTGAACAATGTCAATTTCAATATCCGCAGAGGCGAAGTCATCGGTTTCGCCGGATTGATGGGAGCCGGCAGGACGGAGATCGCCATGAGCATCTTCGGCAAGTCCTACGGTCAGAAACATACCGGCAGGGTGTATAAGAACGGCAGGGAAATCAGAGTGGATTCGGTCAATGACTGCATTGATAACGGTCTTGTCTATTTAACAGAAGATAGAAAGGCATACGGTCTGGTTCTGATAAACGATATAAAAAACAATATTTCCCTGGCCAATCTCGGCAAGGTTTCCAAGTTTCAGGTTATCAACCCCAATGAGGAGGTTGTCGAGGCGGAAAAATACCGGAATAAACTGGCAGTCAGGTCCACCGGTCTCGAACAGGTTGTCGAAAGCCTGTCCGGAGGGAATCAGCAGAAAGTCGTTTTGAGCAAATGGCTAATGTCCGAACCTGATATCCTGTTGCTGGACGAACCGACCAGAGGTATCGATGTCGGTGCGAAATATGAAATTTATACGATTATCAATGAGCTGGCCGCGGAAGGTAAAGCGGTGCTGATAATCAGTTCGGAGATGCCCGAGCTTCTGGGCATGTGTGATAGAATATATGTTGTGAACGACGGGGAGATGGCGGGATGCCTGGACAGGGGCGAAGCGTCCCAGGAAAGCATCATGAAAACCATCATGACTCATCAGAAAGAGAAAAAAT contains:
- a CDS encoding substrate-binding domain-containing protein, with the protein product MVTLKDISEITGVSISTVSRVLNNRGKISEETKRLVLGAADELMFKKGVVSQKTGQISYRLAIFYPNKGEYFHNDPSSSSDIRSIQSELLQKGHTVELIPHFLSEDRGMEKLIESINRNKIDSFILSDPPPEKKVLKGLEKITIPFIITNGIFRSSSLNQIDFDNYSGMKRLSEYILSKGHRKIGILMGPENRSVNRNRVDGLKDAFKELNLKIDSKLVKNCEFSMESGYAGAKDLLAEKKEISALICFSDYIALGAMKACKETGFRIPDDISIVGFDDISFSEFSDPPLTTVKRHSEQFYSFIAKALHDLIKYGDSISSFNVLFNTELINRHSG
- a CDS encoding sugar ABC transporter ATP-binding protein, translated to MTANSALIELIAVKKRFGDFQLEDINIDLYKGEIHVLVGENGTGKSTLMKMIGGWFPQDEGVILYKGIHYSFSSISEAVEGGILYLHQDLQNFENLTVAENIFFRTLSGRKKAFFYFNPEKIQARCLSVFKELNIKIDPQARLGSLGFAEKQLISAVRAYVSKAEVIIFDEPSSAMGDPEREILFNIVRALKQRGTAIFYISHRLDEIQTIGDRVSVLDRGTIGKTCICSEVGSQGIVEMMIGEVHRERYPRLSSRKGRTLLNVENLTHSPILKGVSFSLRKGEIVGITGLMGSGRTLLAKCLFGIVKPEEGAISVRGMERRFNHPLEAMEAGISLIPEDRMENGIFSIHTVKTNMTSAALKRFVNKLSLDDRFIYELTGKYVDELSIAPGHADDVVRNYSGGNMQKILIGRWLMQRSPIYIMDEPTRGIDAASKVDIYNTMNDIVEKGGAILLISSEIEEILGMCDRILVLAGGKIKGEMSREEASKEKILRLATDESG
- a CDS encoding DeoR/GlpR family DNA-binding transcription regulator, which gives rise to MYAIERIKLIKTYLEKHGQVQVQTLSSLLSVSEVTVRRDLERLEAEGWLTRTHGGAVINREAISDPLHELLDEPDKDEKANDIASVASRMIEDDDVIMLMNGPINRILARLLEKRSNLTVLTNDVAVALAISLQERNRAVLLGGEMDREEKAAFGSMALSNLRKYYVNKLFIELDGINENLHLTVNSQNKADLIEGAMEVTGETIAICSASNFGKSAFFRLGPVKLVKKIISSNTLDEEYKAGLFRSGIPLYTSAAAFEGTE
- the chvE gene encoding multiple monosaccharide ABC transporter substrate-binding protein; the protein is MKKFTAIFLSALMVLMAAPLFANGQQDDGVATVGIAMPTQSSQRWIQDGGYMKEILEARGYKVDLQYAEDNIDAQVAQIENMIVKGADALVIAAIDGAALFNVLEQAAQNDVKIISYDRLIVNSPHVSYYATFDNFKVGVIQATSLVEGLDLASGAGPFNIELFAGSPDDTNAYYFFDGAMSVLQPYIDKGQLVVVSGQTDFDQVATLRWDGVVAQQRMDNLLAAFYTDKNVDAVLSPYDGLSIGILSALKSVGYGSGKPIPVVSGQDAEIPSVKSILAGEQYSTVFKDTRTLAKRASDMVDAVLQGTEPEINDTKTYDNGVKIVPSFLETPVSVDKSNVVEALIDTGYYTKDQIGL
- the mmsA gene encoding multiple monosaccharide ABC transporter ATP-binding protein; its protein translation is MANTILEMRDITKKFAGVPALQDVSFSVQDDEIHAIVGENGAGKSTLMKVLSGVHPHGSFDGKIFVKGEECSFKTIKDSEKLGIVIIHQELALIPYLSIAENIFLGNEKASGGVIDWNKTVDEAGKLLKKVGLDENPNTLIGNIGVGKQQLVEIAKALSKEVRILILDEPTAALNDEESGKLLDLLKELKAEGITSILISHKLNEIEQVADKITVIRDGRVIENMTREEGDFHEDRIIKSMVGREITDRWPSRNNEVGEVIFRVEDWSVYHPQHEHRKIVNNVNFNIRRGEVIGFAGLMGAGRTEIAMSIFGKSYGQKHTGRVYKNGREIRVDSVNDCIDNGLVYLTEDRKAYGLVLINDIKNNISLANLGKVSKFQVINPNEEVVEAEKYRNKLAVRSTGLEQVVESLSGGNQQKVVLSKWLMSEPDILLLDEPTRGIDVGAKYEIYTIINELAAEGKAVLIISSEMPELLGMCDRIYVVNDGEMAGCLDRGEASQESIMKTIMTHQKEKKSVKRSNG